The window TGTCGCAAGGCTGTAAAGCGTATTCACGTTTTCAGGATGAGCTTCAAGATGTCTGTCCAAAAGGGTGCGCAACGCTCCGTAATCTTCAGTTGTCAACGCCGATAGTGCAAAGGAAGCGATATTCTCCGCGGCCAACGGATCCAATTCGATACCCTTGGCCAGAGCTGCAATCGATTCAGAGAGCGCCATCTTTTCATAATAAAGATTTCCAAGCGTGATGTAGACCGCTGCATTTTGAGAGTCCAGCGCAAGGGCTTTTTGGGATGACGCGATCGCGAGATCTGTCTTTTTTTGAGCCTGCAAAATTTTGGCAAGCAAATAGTGGTAGGAACCGTTGTCCTGGTCCATACTCAAAGCTCTACGGATGCTGCATTCGGCAAGATCATAGACGCCCGCTTCGCGAGTTGAGTTCGCCATGTGAGCATAAAGCGCAGGAATGTCAGTGAGCCATTTCAGGATCACTTGTTGTTGCTCGAACGATCCCCAAAAATTCCCGAGCTTTTCTGAGGCTTGAATCATTGTCAGATAAGCGGGAATACAACGCATGCAGCCGGCAATCACTTCTTCAGCAATCTGTTTTGCTTCGGTCAATTTTTTCTTTTCGAGCAGCGTTGTCATTTCAGAAAATTTTTGAACAAGAACAGGGTGAGACACCGAAGAAACGGCTTCGTTCTTGCTCCTCAAAAACAACCAGGAAACGGGATTTTGATCGTTTAGTTGAAAAGCGATCTTGAAAAGTGTTTCTGCCTGTTGAGGCTCATTGCCTTTCAACCTGGCTACGCCAAGAGCGAAGTAAGCGACGTCATTGCCAAGATTGTTTCCGAGGATCACGGCCAGATCCCGGGGTGATTTCAGCAAAAGCCACTTAGCTTCTTCCTGAGTAGAAAGCAGCGATTGCAAGATTGTGGCGGCTTCACGGTCGCGATCCTGATAAAGATAGAGCTGCGCTAATAGCAGTTTTGCTTCCGCAGATTGCTGCGCTTTTTGCAGATCCAGAATCCCACTGTCGATCTGATTCAGGAATAGGGATGCGCGCGCCCGATCCAACAGCGCCGGTTGAAAATCGGGTGATTCCTTGAGCGAACTATCGAAATGTTGTTTCGCCTTGGAGTATTCGTGTCGTAGAAGATAGAGTTTTCCCAATAGATGCCAGGCTAGCTGCGGGCGTCTTGTTTGCGAGTTGGCCGCAATCTTAAGGTGGCGTTCTGCCTCTTCCCATTGAAATTGTGCAAAAGAGATTTGACCTAAAAGTAGGTGCGCCGGACCATGATTTGGGCTCTCCTGTAATACCTCTTGTAACAGCTGAAATGCCGACTGCAGATCTCCCGATTCCAATAGAGAGGCGCTCTTTTGGATTTTCTCCGGGATCGTAAGCGCAGAGGAATAGGCGGCGAGTGTTATGAACAATCCCAGGAATATTAAGTGCTGAAGATGGACCATCGCCAAAAAAAATCTACTCATTACTCCTTACTCTTTAGTCGTTTTCGAATATCTATCAGAAGGCGCTCCCTTCGGTCAGAAGGAATGCCAGCGTTTGCTTCTGCTATCAAACGGAGAATCTCTTCAGGGCTTCTTTTTTCAGCCAGATAGGCCTCTGCCAGGTGATAGGAAGCTACAAAGTAATGAGGATTCATTTTTATTGCCTGTTTAAAACAATGGATTGCATCCTCAAGC of the bacterium genome contains:
- a CDS encoding tetratricopeptide repeat protein, giving the protein MSRFFLAMVHLQHLIFLGLFITLAAYSSALTIPEKIQKSASLLESGDLQSAFQLLQEVLQESPNHGPAHLLLGQISFAQFQWEEAERHLKIAANSQTRRPQLAWHLLGKLYLLRHEYSKAKQHFDSSLKESPDFQPALLDRARASLFLNQIDSGILDLQKAQQSAEAKLLLAQLYLYQDRDREAATILQSLLSTQEEAKWLLLKSPRDLAVILGNNLGNDVAYFALGVARLKGNEPQQAETLFKIAFQLNDQNPVSWLFLRSKNEAVSSVSHPVLVQKFSEMTTLLEKKKLTEAKQIAEEVIAGCMRCIPAYLTMIQASEKLGNFWGSFEQQQVILKWLTDIPALYAHMANSTREAGVYDLAECSIRRALSMDQDNGSYHYLLAKILQAQKKTDLAIASSQKALALDSQNAAVYITLGNLYYEKMALSESIAALAKGIELDPLAAENIASFALSALTTEDYGALRTLLDRHLEAHPENVNTLYSLATMHLKESQLEKAGDYLSRLEKLAPEHPEVYYNLTLLFTRQGKQTEAAAALQQFRKLKKKEQQEWHKHNEAYKKRLQAGDLMRENKPKEAVLLYSKIVEEGLAEREDLLSLARAYDAAGEHHESLSTLQTLLKSSPYDKEVIVLLVQIAEQLGNRDLLRLYRSRLELLAPEKICTDS